The Candidatus Zixiibacteriota bacterium genome contains the following window.
ACGCTTCGCTCGCAATGACATCATTTAGGGTTTTTCAACAAGTCCTTGCATCGGTATGACAGCGCTACGTACAGTCTTTATCATAACATGAACATGTGGGCGGCAGATCCTTCGGGAGTCATGAGGCCTGTCCACATCTGCCCGATCACACAGCGCTGGGGCACATTTGAACATGTGCCGCCCGCGGGCGTGCATGCATTGACATACGCAATAATAAAGCCCGCCTGCTCCCCGCAGACGGGCTTTTTGCTACCCTTCGTCTCGCTCTTCTCTTAAGGGTTCTCTATGCTCTTTTCCTGCGAATCAAACCGGCTCCGACAAGGCCTGCGCCGAGCAGAATCAGCGTGGTCGGCTCAGGTATCGGATCCATCGGGAAAGTCTTCTCGATAAGGTCATTGCCGCATTCGAGTGTGTTGTGCAACGTTACCGATTCATACATGCCGGTGTCGTAGTTCAGCAGTGCTTTGGCGATTCTGAACTCCCAGATGTACGTGTCGCCGCTCGCCCCGTCCGGCGGTGTGAGAGGATTCGGCTCAAGATCAGCTTCAAACGAAAGCATCATATCGATGCGGCCGAGGTTTTCACCCGTGCCTATTGAATATGCGCCCACCTGCTGGACTATGGTACTCCTGCTGCCGTAACCGCCCGGTCGTTCAGGGATGTAATTCCAGGTCTCGACATCGATAAGATTGCCGGTTGAAACATCAACAGCATATGAGTGTTTCTCGCCGTTGAACCCGAAGAACAAATCTCCGGAATTGAATGCTCCAAAATCATTCGACATGGCGACTTCGCCAAATGAGGATGTCAGTCCGACATAGAGGTACATCTCGTCTTCTGCGCAGAAGGCTCCTTCAAGATCGAACTTCTCTCCACCCTCGTTATTTGTTCCGGGAGAGGGGAGGTAACCGATGTTCGGGTAATCGATTGGGCTGGTGTTATTGTTCTCGTCAAATACAGAGCTGCCAAAATCGAAGTAAGTCCAGCTAAAGCCAAAAGCAGGCGCTGAAATTACCAGAGTCAGGCACATTACTAAGAGCAAATTTTTCATAGGATTTTGCCTCCGTTCAGCCAGAAGGTTTTCGTATCTTTGCTGATAATAAGAGCAATTATCGTACCAATCCGACGATGTATATGCATTGCTAATATGATGTATCACAAGACAATAGATGGCATAAGATAATGCGATCGTTTAATTCACTCTTGAGGATGCACTTGTATGCAACATATGTGAAGCAGCAGAATCGTGTGTGGTTACTCGATCTGAAATCGAGGGCAGTGAAAAGCCCTCTCAAAGCGAGAGGGCTTATAAAAGCTCACTATCATGGTCTCGTATTAATCGTCATCAGCACTGGCTCGCTCAAACGAGAAGGCTGGTTTCACACTCCTTTTGGCGTCAATCATAGTGCCCATGATGTGATTTGCTGGCTGGATAAATGTGCTGTCGACAGTTATGCTGGCAGTTGTGACACCTTTGTCACCGGAAATAAAATGCCTGGCAATTACGCCGGAACCCTTCTGAAGTTCGTAGGCTTCAGGTCCGACAGAGCCGATTAGGCCGATATTCAGCTTAAGTCCCTTACCGGTGTTGGTGAAAGCGGTGTCTTCGTGCGGAATCTTGACTGCGAAATTCTCGACGCGAGAACCAGCGAACGAGGTCGAATCATAGGTCAGTTTGCCTTTGTCAGATACGATCAACAGAGGGAAGACCATTCCGAACAGCGGCTCGTCGTTGGTATAATTGACTACTACTTCCCAGTGATTCGGCTTCGCTGTTTCTTTGAGGACGATCTTGCACTCGTCCACCTTGCCGACAGGGTCACTTTGCGCAACGCTGAAGCCGACAAAAAGAAATACGGCAAGCAGTGCTAACAGGATGTTTCTTTTCACGTGCAACTCCTTTAACATTTATGTCTTGAAACTCTAATTACTTAGATGTTTCCTCGCTTCTTCTGTGATCGGCAAATCTGGATACAACTTCAACTGAAGCTCGTAACTCTGGCGGGCTTTTGGAGGGTCAAACAGCTTTTCACGATAAATATCACCCGCTTTAACCAGCGCATCCGCCGAAACCTCCGAGTTCGGATAATCAGTCTGCATCCGCTGAAGCTCCGTGGCTACTTCATTCCAGCGCTCGAGGTCATAATAAATATTGACCAGATTCCCCTGTGCTGTCAGGCCGAAGTAAGTTCCTGTGCTCTTGTCTCTCATTGCAGTGAGATAGTCGATAGCCTTATCATACCATTCCCTTGCGAGATCATCCTGGCCGTTCTGTTTCAGATAGGGGGGAAGGTACCGATACGCCTCAATGGACTCTTTGCTATCAGGGTGGTTTGTAATAAGCCATTGGTACTCACTGTAGGCGCGATTGAAATCGCCCGCCCGGTCGAATGTCCGCGCCAGAATCTGTTGTGCCTCAGACTGCAGAGCTGAGTAT
Protein-coding sequences here:
- a CDS encoding PEP-CTERM sorting domain-containing protein: MYLYVGLTSSFGEVAMSNDFGAFNSGDLFFGFNGEKHSYAVDVSTGNLIDVETWNYIPERPGGYGSRSTIVQQVGAYSIGTGENLGRIDMMLSFEADLEPNPLTPPDGASGDTYIWEFRIAKALLNYDTGMYESVTLHNTLECGNDLIEKTFPMDPIPEPTTLILLGAGLVGAGLIRRKRA